A window from Maribacter dokdonensis DSW-8 encodes these proteins:
- a CDS encoding family 16 glycosylhydrolase, whose amino-acid sequence MLFLFIGEVHGQRYSPENEDVRVGPPKPPLGKRWVMNPDFSDEFNGTALDTTKWLDHHPTWIGREPGLFMKSQVSVADGYLQLKGEMMKKDTTINAYGSNRTFSIAGAAVVSKKKTQFGYFETRVKAAATTMSTTFWFSTVGSFKGPNGCDKYGLEWDIHESVGRSGDYSGSYFASGMHSNSHFWYTDCEGERHDRRAAQVRFEDNEVTSENFHVYGGWWRNESSASYYYDHREPKHQKFYNKVKEKPFDQPMYMRLVSETYPFPWIELPNEKELSDPSKNVVYYDWVRAYKLEDISKKISHSPLEKELQLYDESVIFDTTEITLGKGSNLEIPISYKANEPRQLVLEIYNTADEKIASDKVQLLAGYGHFRHKLKLSNTLNADTEYRLLAKLQPVQDDDKTILDRNNLILKIK is encoded by the coding sequence ATGCTTTTTCTATTTATAGGTGAAGTGCATGGGCAACGTTATAGTCCAGAAAACGAAGATGTACGGGTTGGTCCGCCAAAACCGCCACTAGGAAAAAGATGGGTCATGAATCCCGATTTTTCAGATGAATTTAATGGTACAGCGTTAGATACTACAAAATGGTTGGATCATCACCCTACTTGGATAGGAAGAGAACCGGGATTATTCATGAAATCACAAGTATCCGTTGCTGATGGTTACTTACAGCTGAAAGGCGAAATGATGAAAAAGGACACCACAATAAATGCCTATGGTAGCAACAGGACATTTTCAATTGCCGGTGCTGCGGTAGTTTCCAAGAAGAAAACACAGTTCGGGTATTTTGAAACAAGGGTAAAAGCCGCGGCAACTACCATGTCTACTACATTTTGGTTTTCTACCGTAGGTAGTTTTAAAGGACCTAACGGTTGTGATAAATATGGCCTAGAATGGGATATTCATGAATCGGTTGGTAGATCAGGCGATTACAGTGGTAGCTATTTTGCAAGTGGAATGCACTCCAACAGTCACTTTTGGTATACTGATTGCGAAGGCGAGCGACATGATCGGAGGGCTGCTCAGGTAAGATTTGAAGATAACGAGGTAACCTCAGAAAATTTTCATGTATATGGTGGTTGGTGGCGTAATGAAAGTTCCGCTAGTTACTATTATGACCATAGAGAACCAAAACATCAAAAATTCTATAATAAAGTAAAGGAAAAACCATTTGATCAACCCATGTACATGCGTTTGGTATCTGAAACCTATCCTTTTCCTTGGATAGAGCTTCCAAACGAAAAAGAATTGTCCGATCCAAGTAAAAACGTAGTTTATTATGATTGGGTCCGCGCGTATAAATTAGAGGATATTTCAAAGAAGATATCTCATAGCCCTTTAGAAAAGGAATTACAATTGTATGATGAAAGTGTCATTTTTGATACTACGGAAATTACGTTAGGCAAGGGGTCTAACTTGGAAATTCCGATTTCCTATAAAGCAAACGAACCAAGGCAATTGGTTTTGGAAATCTATAATACGGCCGATGAAAAAATAGCTTCGGATAAAGTACAATTGCTTGCTGGTTATGGTCATTTTCGACATAAATTAAAGTTGAGCAACACGTTGAATGCAGATACCGAATATCGTTTACTTGCCAAATTACAACCTGTACAAGACGATGATAAAACCATTTTAGACCGTAACAACCTTATTTTAAAGATTAAATAG
- a CDS encoding alpha-L-fucosidase produces the protein MIKHIGKKLGIIAVVLGASYQSHIYGQNDKYAETWESIAKVNATPDWFLDAKLGIYAHWGPVSSAFEGTEPSKHYAGWHGMMMYNDGKIVETKNGKPSNNYLHHKKKYGKPSKKGYIEIIEDFSPTAFDAKEWADLFAKSGARFAGPVAMHHDNFAMWDSKVTRWNAMNYGGIDPSAALKKEINRKGMRFIGSFHHAFTWKYFGPAHAHGNIDPKDYDLYTNPHSLDNDTPDEAFRTAWWAALKEYIDNYQPDIIWFDWWLENLPEEDRLKFLAYYYNKGKEWGKEVAVCYKEATFNEDVAIKDYERGRPNQPKQNAWLTDTSPGAWFYRPNAKFKTANELIDILADIVAKNGLMLLNVPPNPDGSIPPEMQKLLTDMGAWLEINGEAIYDTRPWTVFGEGPTRLPEGGHKVEEKLKIEYNENDIRYTKKGDKEFFAIVLDEPKGDVIMKTLSTDIGALNSAILEVQLIGSTEKLKWERNEKGLVIQKPSSFPTEYAHAFKITLEGYKENNIGGDVEAHID, from the coding sequence ATGATAAAACACATCGGTAAAAAACTAGGGATTATTGCTGTAGTATTAGGAGCAAGCTATCAATCACATATATATGGCCAAAACGATAAATATGCAGAAACTTGGGAGTCTATAGCCAAGGTAAATGCTACGCCAGATTGGTTTTTAGATGCCAAATTGGGTATTTATGCACATTGGGGTCCGGTATCAAGTGCTTTTGAGGGAACCGAACCAAGCAAGCATTATGCAGGTTGGCATGGTATGATGATGTATAATGATGGTAAAATAGTTGAAACCAAAAACGGTAAACCCAGTAACAATTACCTCCATCATAAAAAGAAATACGGTAAACCATCAAAAAAAGGATATATAGAAATCATAGAAGATTTTTCTCCAACAGCTTTTGACGCCAAGGAGTGGGCAGATTTATTTGCAAAATCGGGGGCAAGGTTTGCCGGTCCTGTAGCCATGCACCATGATAATTTTGCGATGTGGGATAGCAAGGTAACCCGATGGAATGCTATGAATTATGGAGGTATTGATCCGTCTGCAGCACTAAAAAAGGAGATAAATCGAAAAGGCATGCGATTTATAGGATCTTTTCACCATGCATTTACCTGGAAATATTTTGGTCCTGCACACGCACACGGTAACATTGATCCTAAAGATTATGATTTGTATACCAACCCGCACAGTTTGGATAATGACACTCCAGATGAAGCTTTTAGGACAGCATGGTGGGCCGCCTTAAAGGAATATATTGATAATTACCAACCGGATATTATTTGGTTCGATTGGTGGTTAGAGAATCTACCGGAAGAAGACCGACTTAAGTTTTTGGCCTACTACTATAACAAGGGTAAGGAGTGGGGTAAGGAAGTAGCCGTTTGTTATAAAGAAGCAACCTTTAACGAAGATGTTGCTATAAAGGATTATGAACGCGGTAGACCAAATCAACCCAAACAGAATGCATGGCTAACGGATACTTCACCGGGAGCGTGGTTCTATAGACCCAATGCCAAATTTAAAACAGCCAATGAGCTCATAGATATACTTGCGGATATTGTGGCAAAAAACGGATTAATGTTGTTGAACGTACCACCAAACCCAGATGGTAGCATTCCACCGGAAATGCAAAAATTATTGACAGATATGGGAGCTTGGTTAGAAATTAACGGCGAGGCAATTTATGATACACGTCCATGGACCGTTTTTGGTGAAGGGCCCACTAGATTGCCAGAAGGTGGGCATAAAGTAGAGGAGAAGCTAAAAATAGAATACAATGAGAACGACATAAGATATACCAAGAAAGGCGATAAAGAATTTTTTGCTATTGTATTAGACGAGCCCAAAGGCGATGTAATCATGAAAACGTTGTCTACTGATATTGGAGCATTAAATTCAGCTATTCTAGAGGTGCAACTAATTGGTAGTACCGAGAAATTAAAATGGGAACGGAATGAGAAAGGTTTGGTCATTCAAAAACCATCCTCTTTTCCTACGGAATATGCCCATGCTTTTAAAATTACTTTAGAAGGTTACAAAGAGAATAATATTGGTGGAGATGTAGAGGCGCATATAGATTAA
- a CDS encoding arylsulfatase encodes MMKYSVFTIKKMLIGLYCIGLGCIFSLQSQSRPNVILVLTDDQGIGDLGAHGNKWLKTPEIDTFYNDAVRMTNFHVSPLCTPTRAAIITGKYPISNGAWATYKGRDALSNPVTMADVFKKNGYKTALFGKWHLGDNYPNRPTDSGFDTAIHHLAGGIGELSDYWGNDYFDDVYYVNNQPKQFKGYCTDVWFNETINFIKNNKDQPFFVYLPLNAPHDPLYVDEKYAAPYRHLEGKEIVSANLYGMIANIDHNFGKLTKFLKAEKLEKNTIVIFMSDNGTRYGYQEADNLGYNKGYSGIKGSKQEGGHRVPFFIRYPEARINGGKDNNTLAAHIDLIPTLASLCKLDTPDTLGLEGVDFSTVLKNTDAILKDRTLFLHNRQDWRPPRQESDGLVLRNEWRLLQGKELYNIVTDPVQKKNIANEHPKLVKDLQSENATFYTSAIGNDVINEIPVAIIGTEHQKEIKLTIQHAIGDVNGIWKTEQVAAGVKNKNNTHAIEVAKEGMYTISCMRWSKEVPGPILGVPNKFPKSNFEYVSISPDKIRLRIANQILEKTINPNDQSIDFKVFLEKGKTFLVADFVSGSDTYGVYYIYINKI; translated from the coding sequence ATGATGAAATATTCGGTCTTTACTATCAAAAAGATGCTAATAGGTCTATACTGTATAGGTCTTGGCTGTATATTTTCCTTGCAATCACAGTCAAGGCCAAATGTTATTTTGGTACTAACAGATGACCAAGGTATTGGCGATTTGGGTGCGCATGGCAATAAGTGGTTAAAAACACCCGAAATTGATACTTTTTATAATGATGCCGTAAGAATGACCAATTTTCATGTGTCTCCGTTATGCACGCCCACTAGAGCCGCAATAATAACCGGTAAGTATCCAATAAGCAATGGGGCGTGGGCAACATACAAAGGTAGAGATGCCCTTTCCAATCCGGTGACCATGGCAGATGTATTTAAGAAAAATGGCTACAAAACCGCTTTGTTCGGAAAATGGCATTTAGGGGACAATTATCCCAACAGACCAACAGATTCTGGTTTTGACACGGCTATTCATCATTTGGCAGGTGGTATCGGTGAATTGTCCGATTATTGGGGAAACGATTATTTTGATGATGTCTACTATGTAAACAATCAACCTAAACAATTTAAAGGGTACTGTACCGATGTTTGGTTCAATGAGACCATAAACTTTATCAAGAACAATAAGGACCAACCGTTTTTTGTGTATTTGCCATTGAATGCGCCTCATGATCCGTTATATGTGGATGAAAAATATGCTGCCCCGTACAGACATTTAGAAGGCAAGGAAATAGTTAGTGCTAATCTTTATGGAATGATAGCCAATATTGACCATAATTTTGGCAAGCTGACCAAGTTTTTAAAAGCGGAAAAATTAGAAAAGAATACGATTGTCATTTTTATGTCAGATAACGGTACACGCTATGGGTATCAAGAAGCTGATAATTTAGGCTACAATAAGGGCTATAGCGGAATAAAAGGTAGCAAACAAGAAGGCGGACATAGGGTTCCTTTTTTTATTCGATATCCTGAAGCAAGAATTAATGGGGGTAAAGACAATAATACGTTGGCGGCTCACATAGACCTTATACCAACGCTGGCAAGTTTATGTAAACTAGATACGCCCGATACATTGGGTTTAGAGGGAGTTGATTTTTCTACCGTATTAAAAAATACAGATGCAATTTTAAAAGATCGAACGCTATTCCTGCATAATCGGCAAGACTGGAGACCGCCCAGACAAGAATCTGACGGACTTGTTTTACGCAACGAATGGCGATTACTACAAGGCAAAGAGCTTTACAATATAGTTACTGACCCCGTGCAAAAGAAAAACATAGCAAATGAACATCCGAAATTGGTCAAAGATTTACAAAGTGAGAATGCAACTTTTTATACATCGGCTATAGGTAATGATGTAATTAATGAAATACCGGTAGCTATTATAGGCACGGAACATCAAAAAGAAATAAAATTAACAATTCAACACGCCATTGGTGACGTTAACGGTATTTGGAAAACCGAACAAGTGGCTGCGGGTGTAAAAAATAAAAATAATACACACGCTATAGAGGTTGCAAAAGAGGGCATGTATACTATTTCATGTATGCGTTGGTCCAAAGAAGTACCTGGTCCTATTCTAGGGGTGCCAAATAAATTTCCTAAATCAAATTTTGAGTATGTGTCCATTTCTCCGGATAAGATAAGATTACGGATAGCCAATCAAATTTTAGAAAAGACTATTAACCCAAATGATCAGTCAATAGATTTTAAGGTGTTTTTGGAAAAAGGTAAAACGTTTTTGGTAGCGGACTTTGTGTCTGGCTCTGATACTTACGGAGTCTATTACATCTATATCAATAAAATTTGA
- a CDS encoding glycoside hydrolase family 117 protein — protein MRIIKTLLGISVVLVFISCQEKAIKSTESNTGEEDNLTITQEQIDHLGITDVEHLSAASKRALAWPTDLGNEWFLEFNQLEPLKGDLAYEEGVIRRDPSAMIKEDGKYYVWYSKGVGPTQGFDGDIENEKVFPWDRCDIWYATSTDGITWKEEGIAVARGEKGAYDDRSVFTVEIMKYEDMYYLTYQTVKSPYNKRVKNQIGLAWSTSPNGPWIKSKEPILSPADNGIWEGDDPNDRFSVKKKGDFDSHKVHDPCILPFKGKFYLYYKGEQMGEEITFGGRQIRHGVAIADNPKGPYVKSPYNPISNSGHEICVWPYNGGIASLITTDGPEKNTIQWAEDGINFNIMASIPSPPHAIGLNRPVDSEKEPTEVLKWGLTHVYNSRDYQSIMRFTSRKKEKY, from the coding sequence ATGAGAATAATTAAAACATTACTAGGTATTTCTGTTGTGTTGGTATTTATAAGTTGCCAAGAGAAAGCTATAAAGTCAACTGAAAGTAATACGGGCGAAGAAGATAATTTGACTATAACCCAAGAGCAAATTGACCACTTAGGTATAACCGATGTTGAGCATTTAAGTGCGGCTTCAAAAAGAGCATTAGCTTGGCCAACCGATTTAGGAAATGAGTGGTTTTTAGAATTTAATCAACTAGAACCGTTAAAAGGCGATTTGGCATATGAAGAAGGTGTAATAAGAAGAGACCCAAGTGCCATGATCAAAGAAGATGGTAAATACTACGTTTGGTACTCTAAAGGTGTTGGGCCTACGCAAGGTTTTGATGGAGATATAGAAAACGAAAAAGTATTTCCTTGGGATCGTTGTGATATCTGGTATGCAACTTCTACAGATGGTATTACTTGGAAAGAAGAGGGAATTGCCGTTGCAAGAGGAGAAAAGGGCGCCTATGATGATCGATCTGTTTTTACAGTAGAGATTATGAAGTATGAAGATATGTACTATCTAACCTATCAAACTGTAAAATCACCGTACAATAAAAGAGTTAAGAACCAGATAGGTTTGGCTTGGTCAACATCTCCCAATGGTCCTTGGATCAAGAGCAAAGAACCAATTTTGAGTCCTGCAGACAATGGTATTTGGGAAGGTGATGATCCTAATGATCGCTTTTCGGTAAAGAAAAAGGGAGACTTTGATAGCCATAAAGTTCATGACCCCTGTATTCTACCTTTTAAGGGTAAATTCTACCTGTATTATAAAGGTGAGCAAATGGGCGAGGAAATTACATTTGGTGGCCGTCAAATAAGACATGGTGTCGCCATTGCCGATAATCCAAAAGGACCATATGTGAAATCTCCATATAATCCAATTAGTAATAGCGGACATGAAATTTGTGTATGGCCGTATAACGGAGGAATTGCATCCCTGATCACAACGGACGGACCCGAGAAAAATACCATTCAATGGGCGGAAGACGGTATAAACTTCAACATCATGGCGTCAATTCCAAGTCCGCCGCACGCTATAGGTTTAAACAGACCTGTTGATAGTGAAAAAGAACCTACAGAGGTTTTAAAGTGGGGGTTAACACATGTATATAATAGTAGGGACTATCAAAGTATAATGCGTTTTACCTCTCGTAAAAAAGAGAAATATTAG
- a CDS encoding sulfatase-like hydrolase/transferase produces MVVKISTSFDEELALHGYKLILLVFLVVGQWCSAQNKPNIVFILADDAGYADFGFQGSKDFKTPYLDEFAKESVRCTQAYVSAAVCGPSRAGFLTGKYQQRFGFEENNVPGYMSTSGVTGDDMGLPLDQRTIANELRQQGYTTAIFGKWHMGNADRFHPTNRGFDEFYGFRGGSRSFMPYDETNKIDKNENRLEQGFGNYLEHKGYLTDVLADRTNQFIAQNKDRPFFIYLSFNAVHTPMQATNEDLDQFPNLTGKRKQLAAMTLAMDRACGKVYDQLKKLDLLDNTIIVFTNDNGGPSDANASLNKPLSGTKANHLEGGVRVPFLISWKGILQGNTTYDYPISLLDMYPTFSTIAGVEAANLKGLDGVDILPFLKKNKSGRPHETLYWKKENRAAIRELDWKLIRYPDRPAELYDVSKDTAEEYDLALQYPNRVRAMYKKLFQWELGLERPKWQLQRKFEGKAAERMDAYSAPKIRMNKD; encoded by the coding sequence ATGGTAGTAAAAATAAGCACCAGTTTTGATGAAGAATTAGCACTTCATGGATACAAGCTCATTCTATTGGTATTTCTAGTTGTTGGGCAATGGTGTTCAGCGCAGAACAAACCCAATATTGTTTTTATCCTTGCCGATGATGCCGGTTATGCAGATTTTGGTTTTCAAGGAAGTAAAGATTTCAAAACCCCATATTTAGATGAGTTTGCCAAAGAGAGCGTTCGTTGCACTCAAGCCTATGTAAGTGCTGCCGTTTGCGGTCCGTCAAGAGCAGGTTTTTTAACCGGTAAGTACCAACAGCGCTTTGGTTTTGAGGAAAACAATGTACCTGGTTACATGAGTACTTCTGGAGTAACAGGTGATGATATGGGCTTACCGTTAGATCAAAGAACCATTGCCAATGAATTAAGGCAACAGGGTTATACTACCGCCATTTTTGGTAAGTGGCACATGGGCAACGCAGACAGGTTTCACCCCACCAATAGAGGTTTTGATGAGTTTTACGGATTTAGGGGAGGGTCTCGTAGTTTTATGCCCTATGATGAAACCAATAAAATCGATAAGAACGAAAACAGATTAGAGCAGGGTTTTGGTAATTATCTAGAGCACAAAGGATATTTAACGGATGTACTGGCAGATAGAACCAATCAATTTATAGCTCAAAACAAAGACCGTCCATTTTTTATATATCTGTCCTTTAATGCCGTGCATACGCCAATGCAGGCAACAAATGAAGATTTAGATCAATTTCCAAATTTAACTGGAAAGCGAAAACAACTGGCAGCAATGACCTTGGCCATGGATCGGGCATGCGGTAAGGTGTACGATCAATTGAAGAAGCTAGATTTATTGGATAATACAATCATTGTATTTACCAATGATAATGGAGGACCAAGTGATGCCAATGCGTCATTGAATAAACCCTTAAGTGGCACCAAGGCAAATCATTTAGAAGGTGGTGTTAGGGTTCCGTTTTTAATTTCTTGGAAGGGAATTTTACAGGGCAATACAACATACGATTATCCTATTTCTTTGCTGGATATGTACCCAACATTCAGCACAATTGCCGGTGTTGAGGCGGCTAATTTAAAGGGGTTGGACGGAGTTGATATTTTGCCTTTTTTGAAAAAAAATAAGAGTGGTCGCCCACATGAAACTTTGTATTGGAAAAAGGAAAATAGGGCTGCTATCAGAGAATTGGATTGGAAATTAATTAGATATCCAGATAGACCTGCAGAGCTCTACGATGTATCAAAAGATACTGCCGAGGAATATGATTTGGCATTGCAATATCCAAATAGAGTTAGGGCAATGTACAAAAAGCTATTTCAGTGGGAGCTAGGTCTAGAACGACCAAAATGGCAACTACAGCGCAAGTTTGAAGGAAAGGCCGCAGAAAGAATGGATGCGTACAGTGCTCCAAAAATAAGAATGAATAAAGATTAA
- a CDS encoding aldose epimerase family protein, with protein MKTNVEHFGTIEDNDIQLVTLINDHDVEIKISNYGATITSIKVPDKEGNIDEIVCGFDDLDSYFSPAYTSNAPYFGGTVGRYCSQIKDSKFTLEGVDYQLNKIVGDNNLHGGKKGFDKKIWTVDTYDENKALVTMKLESGHLEEGFPGNVVVWVTFTISNTNELQIDYIATTDQSTPFTITNHSYFNLSGFKDDVLQHTVKITSDKKQVWDDTGAAMGNNISVLGKQDDLRTPKKIIDVHDAMGDGFEHYYLFDEKGFELGKVAEITEENSGRSLEVYTTEPGMLFYTGKYTSDELKRETGLQYGKFRGLCLETHRYPNGPNITNAPKSILDKDETYRSTTIFKFGW; from the coding sequence ATGAAAACAAACGTAGAACATTTTGGGACTATTGAAGATAATGACATACAGTTGGTTACGTTGATAAATGACCATGATGTAGAAATTAAAATTTCAAACTATGGAGCCACCATAACCTCTATTAAAGTACCGGATAAAGAAGGGAATATAGATGAAATCGTGTGCGGATTTGATGACTTAGATAGTTACTTTTCACCGGCATATACCAGTAACGCCCCATACTTTGGAGGTACTGTAGGGAGATATTGTTCTCAAATTAAAGATTCAAAATTTACATTGGAAGGTGTTGATTATCAATTAAATAAAATAGTTGGTGATAATAATCTTCACGGAGGCAAAAAAGGGTTCGATAAGAAAATTTGGACCGTTGATACCTATGATGAAAACAAGGCATTGGTTACCATGAAATTGGAAAGTGGGCATTTAGAAGAAGGCTTTCCTGGCAATGTGGTTGTCTGGGTAACTTTTACCATATCCAATACCAATGAACTACAGATAGATTATATAGCTACTACGGATCAGAGTACACCGTTCACCATCACCAATCATTCTTACTTTAATCTATCAGGATTTAAAGATGATGTTTTGCAGCACACAGTTAAAATAACATCGGATAAAAAACAAGTTTGGGACGATACGGGAGCGGCAATGGGCAATAATATTTCAGTACTAGGCAAGCAGGACGATTTAAGAACACCTAAGAAAATAATTGATGTTCATGACGCCATGGGAGACGGTTTTGAGCATTATTATCTGTTTGATGAAAAGGGTTTTGAGCTAGGTAAGGTAGCTGAAATTACAGAGGAAAACAGCGGTAGAAGTTTGGAAGTATATACGACCGAACCGGGTATGCTTTTTTACACCGGTAAGTATACTTCAGACGAATTAAAAAGGGAGACAGGCTTGCAATATGGAAAATTTAGGGGATTGTGCCTAGAGACACACCGATACCCGAACGGACCAAATATTACCAATGCCCCCAAATCTATTTTAGATAAAGACGAAACCTACCGAAGTACGACCATTTTTAAATTTGGCTGGTAA
- a CDS encoding L-rhamnose/proton symporter RhaT has product MIEGVSLAIFAGLMLGLYALPEKFTKDFKYENTWSLFFLLTMFVVPIFASLTLINGFGEIFGNMPMDIWVKMGLTSFLWGIGVMMWSKAINHIGLSLGFSIFIGTIILVGSLLPFIEDGLPPTNVLTFILIGIFIVLVGVILNGRAGILREKDEAGTSDKKGSMVTGIMIAVVGGLLATGFSYANAAGRPYLHKASIAQGNADWITAVAVMFPIFLSGGIVMTAYFLWQLSKNNAWGNFRTPAFGKNVILILIMAVFHYAASALFAYAAFKLGSSGNTVGYAIFNTSSVATAIVSGLITKEWINASSKAKSFLYAGLALMITGIVVVAYSNGIN; this is encoded by the coding sequence ATGATAGAAGGAGTATCGTTGGCAATTTTTGCCGGATTAATGCTGGGTCTTTATGCCCTGCCAGAAAAATTTACCAAAGACTTTAAATATGAGAACACTTGGAGTTTGTTTTTTCTACTCACTATGTTCGTTGTACCAATATTTGCTTCGTTAACGCTCATTAACGGGTTCGGTGAAATATTCGGTAATATGCCTATGGATATATGGGTAAAGATGGGACTTACCAGTTTCTTATGGGGAATAGGGGTAATGATGTGGAGCAAGGCAATTAATCACATAGGGCTTTCATTAGGCTTTTCCATTTTTATAGGAACCATAATTCTAGTGGGTTCATTATTACCTTTTATAGAAGACGGTTTACCGCCAACCAATGTACTTACCTTTATTTTAATTGGAATTTTTATTGTGTTGGTCGGCGTTATCTTAAATGGTAGGGCAGGTATTTTAAGGGAAAAGGATGAAGCCGGTACCAGTGATAAAAAAGGTTCTATGGTTACCGGTATTATGATTGCCGTAGTTGGTGGGTTATTGGCAACCGGTTTCAGTTATGCAAACGCAGCAGGTAGACCTTATTTACATAAAGCAAGTATAGCTCAAGGAAATGCAGATTGGATAACTGCCGTAGCGGTAATGTTCCCTATATTTTTAAGTGGAGGTATTGTAATGACCGCATATTTCTTGTGGCAATTAAGTAAGAACAATGCTTGGGGCAACTTTAGGACTCCGGCATTCGGTAAAAACGTAATATTGATATTAATAATGGCAGTTTTCCATTATGCCGCATCGGCATTATTTGCGTACGCCGCATTTAAATTGGGTAGCTCTGGTAATACCGTAGGTTATGCTATTTTCAATACATCATCTGTGGCCACGGCAATTGTTAGCGGTCTAATTACCAAAGAATGGATCAATGCCTCTTCAAAAGCGAAAAGTTTTCTATATGCAGGACTTGCGTTGATGATTACGGGTATTGTGGTAGTTGCATATTCTAACGGCATAAACTAG